The following proteins are encoded in a genomic region of Arachis ipaensis cultivar K30076 chromosome B02, Araip1.1, whole genome shotgun sequence:
- the LOC107627817 gene encoding probable leucine-rich repeat receptor-like protein kinase At1g35710: MVIPTSILIPVLLLFAINPITEAGTHRKVIVSKLSHLDEEANALILSGWWSNQHNISNRCSWPGIQCNNAGSITEITSPPRENNDSSLASQGRSTGIDFSVFSNLVHLDLSEMGLYGFPKGLSSLNKLKFLNLSHNKLKDEPGSPSSLANLTQLLVLDISYNYIGGQIPNEFSMLERLVTLDLSSNLFSGTIPLIFSHMSNLIYMNLSSNQLTGGLPATIYANLTKLENLDLSQNGFSGLIPQEIGNLTNLLTLDLSLNNLVGPIPHQIGYLNRLTSLHLSSNSINGSIPSSLGLLTQLEVLTIKNNEVGGSIPSELENLVHLKVLDLSYNEILGVIPKWISNLTQLDDIRLSGNQICGYIPSTILGHISHVDLSTNKLIGSIPFQIGNISYLDVSYNNLAGPIPEQIGYSNRLTFLHLDSNFFTGSIPSSIGLLTEMIMLTMGHNKINGSIPIEIENLLHLEALDLSTNRLSGVIPAGLFGHLTFVDLSINNLSGSIPSLIGKSVNHLDLSYNNLSGNIPEGLDSVQFYNLECNPFLNGDYHNCQSENLNNDHDKSLSTLGLVLIIVASILVSFGSIGIGICVLFARHRRRRLKSKAAKHGDLFSIWEYDGKIAFEDIVEATEDFDIRYCIGTGAYGSVYKAELPSGKTIALKKLHKTESENPSFYKSFCKEVEVLTQIRHRNIIRLYGYCLHNRCMFLVYEYLERGSLFCNLANEIEAQELNWSKRVNIIKGTSYALAYMHHHCTPPIVHRDITTSNILLNSELDACVSDFGTARLLDTDSSNQTILVGTYGYVAPELAYTINVTTKCDVYSFGVVALETMMGHHPGEFISRLSKPSTQNLKVKDVLDSRIPLPILEKDMQDVVLVMTLALACLSSDPKSRPSMEDVANDFLASNSPRHFSFSDVSIYQLMNQEIYVIGKN; the protein is encoded by the exons ATGGTTATACCCACTTCCATTTTGATACCAGTTCTTCTTCTCTTTGCCATAAATCCCATAACTGAAGCTGGAACTCACAGAAAAGTAATAGTATCCAAATTGTCACACTTAGATGAAGAAGCAAATGCTTTGATTTTGAGTGGTTGGTGGAGTAACCAACACAATATTTCAAACCGTTGCAGCTGGCCTGGTATTCAGTGCAACAATGCCGGAAGCATCACAGAGATTACTTCTCCTCCAAGGGAGAATAATGACAGCTCTCTCGCGTCACAGGGCCGGTCGACAGGCATCGATTTTTCTGTCTTTTCGAATCTTGTCCACCTTGATCTCAGTGAAATGGGGTTGTATGGATTCCCAAAGGGGCTAAGTAGTCTCAACAAGCTGAAGTTTCTGAACCTATCTCATAACAAGCTTAAAGATGAACCAGGTTCTCCTTCTTCATTGGCAAATCTAACTCAACTTCTTGTGCTTGATATTTCTTACAATTACATTGGTGGTCAAATTCCTAATGAATTCAGCATGCTAGAGAGGCTAGTCACATTGGATTTGAGTTCAAACTTGTTCAGTGGAACCATTCCTTTAATCTTCAGTCATATGTCCAATCTCATCTATATGAACCTTTCTAGCAATCAACTAACTGGTGGCCTTCCTGCTACAATATATGCAAATCTCACCAAGTTAGAGAATCTTGACCTTTCCCAAAACGGATTTAGTGGTCTCATCCCTCAAGAAATAGGGAATTTAACAAATTTGTTAACCTTAGACCTTAGTTTAAACAACTTGGTTGGTCCAATACCTCACCAAATAGGGTACTTGAACCGTTTGACAAGTCTCCACCTTAGTTCAAATTCCATTAATGGTTCTATACCTTCAAGTTTAGGACTTTTAACCCAGTTGGAAGTGTTGACTATCAAAAACAATGAAGTAGGTGGATCTATccccagtgaattagagaacttggTTCATCTTAAAGTTTTAGATCTTTCATATAATGAAATCTTGGGTGTTATACCGAAATGGATATCTAACCTGACACAATTAGATGATATAAGACTTTCAGGGAATCAAATTTGTGGTTATATCCCATCTACTATACTTGGTCATATCAGTCATGTGGATCTCAGCACAAACAAGTTAATTGGAAGCATTCCCTTTCAGATTGGTAATATTTCATATCTAGATGTTAGTTACAACAACCTTGCTGGTCCAATTCCTGAGCAAATAGGGTACTCGAACCGGTTGACGTTTCTCCACCTTGATTCAAATTTTTTCACTGGTTCTATACCTTCAAGTATAGGACTTCTAACAGAAATGATAATGCTCACTATGGGACACAACAAGATAAATGGTAGTATCCCCATAGAAATAGAGAATTTGTTGCATTTAGAAGCTTTGGATCTTTCTACTAATAGACTTTCTGGTGTTATCCCAGCTGGTCTCTTTGGTCACCTTACATTTGTAGATCTCAGCATTAACAATTTGAGTGGAAGCATTCCTTCTCTAATTGGCAAAAGTGTTAATCATTTAGACCTTAGTTACAACAATCTCAGTGGCAACATACCTGAGGGGCTAGATTCTGTGCAATTCTACAATTTAGAGTGCAATCCTTTTCTCAATGGAGATTACCACAATTGTCAATCAGAAAACCTTAATAATGATCATGATAAAAGTTTAAGCACTTTGGGTTTGGTTTTGATAATTGTGGCCAGTATTCTTGTTTCTTTTGGCTCCATAGGGATTGGAATTTGTGTTCTATTTGCCAGGCATCGCCGTCGCAGACTAAAAAGCAAGGCAGCAAAGCATGGAGACTTGTTCTCAATTTGGGAATATGATGGCAAAATTGCATTTGAGGACATTGTTGAAGCTACAGAGGACTTTGATATCAGATATTGCATTGGAACTGGTGCTTATGGTAGTGTCTACAAAGCAGAACTTCCGAGTGGCAAAACCATTGCATTGAAGAAGCTTCACAAAACAGAATCAGAAAATCCATCTTTTTACAAGAGCTTTTGCAAGGAGGTTGAGGTCTTGACACAGATTCGCCACCGCAACATCATTAGGCTTTATGGCTATTGCTTGCATAACAGATGCATGTTTTTGGTGTATGAATACTTGGAAAGAGGAAGCTTGTTCTGTAACTTGGCCAATGAGATAGAAGCTCAAGAGTTGAATTGGAGCAAGAGGGTGAACATCATTAAAGGGACATCATATGCTCTTGCTTACATGCATCATCATTGTACTCCTCCTATTGTTCATCGCGACATTACCACCAGTAACATACTGCTGAATTCAGAGTTGGATGCTTGTGTATCAGATTTTGGCACAGCTAGACTTCTTGATACTGATTCATCTAACCAAACTATTCTAGTTGGTACTTATGGATATGTTGCTCCAG AATTGGCTTACACCATAAATGTGACTACAAAATGTGATGTATATAGTTTTGGAGTGGTGGCTTTAGAAACAATGATGGGGCATCATCCAGGAGAATTCATTTCCCGTCTGTCAAAGCCATCTACTCAGAACTTAAAGGTGAAAGATGTATTGGATTCAAGGATTCCTCTCCCAATTCTTGAGAAAGATATGCAAGATGTTGTGCTTGTTATGACACTAGCATTGGCATGCCTCTCTTCTGATCCAAAATCTAGACCATCAATGGAGGATGTGGCTAATGATTTTTTGGCTTCTAATTCACCAAGACATTTCTCTTTCTCTGATGTTTCAATCTACCAATTGATGAATCAAGAAATATATGTCATAGGTAAAAATTAG
- the LOC107625950 gene encoding uncharacterized protein LOC107625950 isoform X3: MANNGGSNLVAYTLIEGQSINRPPFFNGKYYNYWKERMKIFVQSMDYNIWKIIMNGPQTPTKIGVDGVVTPKTETEWNEDDKKKVELNAKALNLLNCAISFEEYRKISISKTAKEIWDKLQVTHDGTPRVKEMRIDMLNKEYEIFFMKEGESKESKKDLSKVICHNCGKAEHYKYDCPKLKKEDKLPKDKKKGLKAIASFDMRNDRERTRGCDGGGNFGKDKIDALCRLLTRILRHMASELNLDMRSDGYVKVNDLLKLNMKTFANIPLRSHNIDDVREAVRKDNKQRFSLIEENGELLIRANQGHTITV; the protein is encoded by the exons ATGGCGAACAACGGTGGTTCCAACTTAGTGGCTTACACACTGATCGAAGGACAATCCATCAACAGACCTCCATTTTTCAACGGAAAATATTACAACTACTGGAAGGAAAGAATGAAGATATTTGTTCAATCAATGGATTACAACATTTGGAAGATAATCATGAATGGTCCTCAAACTCCCACCAAAATTGGCGTTGATGGTGTTGTCACTCCCAAAACCGAAAcagaatggaatgaagatgacaagAAAAAAGTGGAACTCAATGCTAAGGCACTCAACTTGCTAAACTGTGCGATCAGCTTCGAAGAATACCGGAAGATTTCAATATCCAAAACGGCAAAAGAAATCTGGGATAAACTCCAAGTTACACATGATGGCACCCCACGAGTAAAGGAAATGAGGATTGACATGCTGAATAAAGAATATGAGATATTCTtcatgaaggaaggagaa TCAAAGGAATCGAAAAAGGACCTAAGCAAGGTTATTTGCCACAACTGCGGAAAAGCTGAACACTACAAATATGACTGTCCGAAGCTTAAGAAAGAAGATAAGTTGCCGAAGGACAAGAAGAAGGGACTTAAGGCTATTGCTTCTTTTGATATGAGGAACGACAGGGAAAGAACAAGAGGCTGTGACGGTGGTGGCAACTTCGGGAAGGATAAAATTGACGCTCTTTGTAGGCTCCT GACGAGGATTTTGCGTCATATGGCATCTGAATTGAACTTAGATATGCGAAGTGATGGTTATGTCAAAGTTAATGATCTGCTAAAGTTGAATATGAAGACATTTGCTAATATTCCATTAAGATCCCACAATATTGATGATGTTAGGGAG GCTGTTCGAAAGGATAATAAGCAGCGCTTCAGCCTTATAGAAGAAAATGGGGAGCTACTTATTCGAGCTAACCAAGGCCATACAATAACG GTATGA
- the LOC107627815 gene encoding somatic embryogenesis receptor kinase 1-like produces the protein MLTASACSSCFFIVCSETKPSSCLFPDVGIATTAGTHKLSALDEEANAMHSISKELWSNQHNNVSNRCNWPGVNCNKAGSITLLSPPTPSNFTDEFRTQLCSLKLNFSVFQNLVHLDLSEMGLCEFPKLSGLKKLQHLNLSYNYFEGELPFTLLDNLTQLVVLDISNNYISGTIPQELSKLERLVMLDLSANSFDGSIPLILGQMNSLTHMKLSNNLLYGDLPFTLANLTQLLVLDLSQNKLRQGFNEFFFLRCLNLPIDAIACTCHMIVF, from the exons ATGCTCACTGCTAGTGCCTGTTCATCGTGTTTTTTTATTGTCTGTTCAGAAACCAAACCCTCTTCATGCTTGTTCCCCGATG TTGGCATCGCCACTACTGCTGGAACTCACAAATTGTCAGCCTTAGATGAAGAAGCCAATGCTATGCATTCAATTAGTAAAGAGTTGTGGAGTAACCAACATAATAATGTCTCAAACCGTTGCAACTGGCCCGGAGTCAACTGCAACAAAGCTGGAAGTATAACATTGCTTTCACCTCCAACTCCAAGTAATTTCACCGACGAGTTCAGGACACAACTCTGCTCTTTGAAACTAAACTTTTCAGTGTTTCAAAATCTAGTCCATCTAGATCTCAGTGAAATGGGGTTATGTGAGTTCCCTAAACTAAGTGGTCTTAAGAAGCTACAACATCTCAACCTATCATACAACTATTTTGAAGGTGAGCTTCCTTTTACATTATTGGACAATCTAACTCAACTTGTGGTGTTGGACATTTCTAACAATTATATTAGTGGTACAATTCCACAAGAACTAAGCAAGCTGGAGAGACTTGTCATGTTGGACTTGAGTGCCAACAGCTTCGATGGAAGCATTCCATTGATCTTGGGTCAAATGAACAGCCTCACACACATGAAACTTTCCAATAATCTCCTGTATGGGGATCTTCCTTTCACACTGGCAAATCTAACTCAACTTCTTGTGTTGGACCTTTCCCAAAACAAACTTAGACAAggcttcaatgaatttttctttttACGATGTCTCAATCTACCAATTGATGCAATAGCATGTACATGTCATATGATTGTATTTTAG
- the LOC107625950 gene encoding uncharacterized protein LOC107625950 isoform X2, with amino-acid sequence MANNGGSNLVAYTLIEGQSINRPPFFNGKYYNYWKERMKIFVQSMDYNIWKIIMNGPQTPTKIGVDGVVTPKTETEWNEDDKKKVELNAKALNLLNCAISFEEYRKISISKTAKEIWDKLQVTHDGTPRVKEMRIDMLNKEYEIFFMKEGESIDDMFERFSIIIYNLDAMEIIHSEQVLVRKVLRSLTKEWKTKATNISKSSNLSQMTYDELREKLLAYEITHIKNDTKKKGVTLKSCTESLDDESSYSDDEFVFFVRKMMRLKERSKGSSSKESKKDLSKVICHNCGKAEHYKYDCPKLKKEDKLPKDKKKGLKAIASFDMRNDRERTRGCDGGGNFGKDKIDAL; translated from the exons ATGGCGAACAACGGTGGTTCCAACTTAGTGGCTTACACACTGATCGAAGGACAATCCATCAACAGACCTCCATTTTTCAACGGAAAATATTACAACTACTGGAAGGAAAGAATGAAGATATTTGTTCAATCAATGGATTACAACATTTGGAAGATAATCATGAATGGTCCTCAAACTCCCACCAAAATTGGCGTTGATGGTGTTGTCACTCCCAAAACCGAAAcagaatggaatgaagatgacaagAAAAAAGTGGAACTCAATGCTAAGGCACTCAACTTGCTAAACTGTGCGATCAGCTTCGAAGAATACCGGAAGATTTCAATATCCAAAACGGCAAAAGAAATCTGGGATAAACTCCAAGTTACACATGATGGCACCCCACGAGTAAAGGAAATGAGGATTGACATGCTGAATAAAGAATATGAGATATTCTtcatgaaggaaggagaatcaattGATGACATGTTTGAGAGATTCTCTATCATCATTTATAACTTGGATGCTATGGAGATTATTCATTCCGAACAAGTGCTGGTGAGGAAGGTCCTAAGAAGCTTAACAAAAGAATGGAAAACTAAGGCTACTAATATCTCTAAAAGCAGCAACTTAAGTCAAATGACCTATGATGAGTTGAGAGAAAAGTTACTAGCATATGAAATCACTCACATAAAGAatgatacaaaaaagaaaggagtgACTCTTAAATCTTGTACTGAATcattggatgatgaatccagttaCTCAGATGAcgagtttgtgttttttgttaGAAAGATGATGAGACtcaaagaaagaagcaaaggaagTAGCTCAAAGGAATCGAAAAAGGACCTAAGCAAGGTTATTTGCCACAACTGCGGAAAAGCTGAACACTACAAATATGACTGTCCGAAGCTTAAGAAAGAAGATAAGTTGCCGAAGGACAAGAAGAAGGGACTTAAGGCTATTGCTTCTTTTGATATGAGGAACGACAGGGAAAGAACAAGAGGCTGTGACGGTGGTGGCAACTTCGGGAAGGATAAAATTGACGCTCTTT GA
- the LOC107625950 gene encoding uncharacterized protein LOC107625950 isoform X1, with protein sequence MANNGGSNLVAYTLIEGQSINRPPFFNGKYYNYWKERMKIFVQSMDYNIWKIIMNGPQTPTKIGVDGVVTPKTETEWNEDDKKKVELNAKALNLLNCAISFEEYRKISISKTAKEIWDKLQVTHDGTPRVKEMRIDMLNKEYEIFFMKEGESIDDMFERFSIIIYNLDAMEIIHSEQVLVRKVLRSLTKEWKTKATNISKSSNLSQMTYDELREKLLAYEITHIKNDTKKKGVTLKSCTESLDDESSYSDDEFVFFVRKMMRLKERSKGSSSKESKKDLSKVICHNCGKAEHYKYDCPKLKKEDKLPKDKKKGLKAIASFDMRNDRERTRGCDGGGNFGKDKIDALCRLLTRILRHMASELNLDMRSDGYVKVNDLLKLNMKTFANIPLRSHNIDDVREAVRKDNKQRFSLIEENGELLIRANQGHTITV encoded by the exons ATGGCGAACAACGGTGGTTCCAACTTAGTGGCTTACACACTGATCGAAGGACAATCCATCAACAGACCTCCATTTTTCAACGGAAAATATTACAACTACTGGAAGGAAAGAATGAAGATATTTGTTCAATCAATGGATTACAACATTTGGAAGATAATCATGAATGGTCCTCAAACTCCCACCAAAATTGGCGTTGATGGTGTTGTCACTCCCAAAACCGAAAcagaatggaatgaagatgacaagAAAAAAGTGGAACTCAATGCTAAGGCACTCAACTTGCTAAACTGTGCGATCAGCTTCGAAGAATACCGGAAGATTTCAATATCCAAAACGGCAAAAGAAATCTGGGATAAACTCCAAGTTACACATGATGGCACCCCACGAGTAAAGGAAATGAGGATTGACATGCTGAATAAAGAATATGAGATATTCTtcatgaaggaaggagaatcaattGATGACATGTTTGAGAGATTCTCTATCATCATTTATAACTTGGATGCTATGGAGATTATTCATTCCGAACAAGTGCTGGTGAGGAAGGTCCTAAGAAGCTTAACAAAAGAATGGAAAACTAAGGCTACTAATATCTCTAAAAGCAGCAACTTAAGTCAAATGACCTATGATGAGTTGAGAGAAAAGTTACTAGCATATGAAATCACTCACATAAAGAatgatacaaaaaagaaaggagtgACTCTTAAATCTTGTACTGAATcattggatgatgaatccagttaCTCAGATGAcgagtttgtgttttttgttaGAAAGATGATGAGACtcaaagaaagaagcaaaggaagTAGCTCAAAGGAATCGAAAAAGGACCTAAGCAAGGTTATTTGCCACAACTGCGGAAAAGCTGAACACTACAAATATGACTGTCCGAAGCTTAAGAAAGAAGATAAGTTGCCGAAGGACAAGAAGAAGGGACTTAAGGCTATTGCTTCTTTTGATATGAGGAACGACAGGGAAAGAACAAGAGGCTGTGACGGTGGTGGCAACTTCGGGAAGGATAAAATTGACGCTCTTTGTAGGCTCCT GACGAGGATTTTGCGTCATATGGCATCTGAATTGAACTTAGATATGCGAAGTGATGGTTATGTCAAAGTTAATGATCTGCTAAAGTTGAATATGAAGACATTTGCTAATATTCCATTAAGATCCCACAATATTGATGATGTTAGGGAG GCTGTTCGAAAGGATAATAAGCAGCGCTTCAGCCTTATAGAAGAAAATGGGGAGCTACTTATTCGAGCTAACCAAGGCCATACAATAACG GTATGA